A single region of the Streptomyces sp. ITFR-16 genome encodes:
- a CDS encoding FAD-binding and (Fe-S)-binding domain-containing protein — protein MPLLEPDPEALSPRTPRAPSHDRVADDRGPGTPEPLRGELTALLGERKVLWKISDLVRYASDASPYRFVPQVVVVPEDIDDVSAILSYAHGKGRHVVFRAAGTSLNGQAQGEDILVDVRHHWAGIEVLDEGARARIRPGTTVVRANAALARYGRLLGPDPASAIACTIGGVVANNASGMTAGTRRNSYRTVSSLTFVLPSGTVVDTGDPAADEDLAHAEPGLCAGLLALKAEIEADAALTARIRAKYEIKNTNGYRLDAFLDGSTPVEILRGLMVGSEGTFGFISEVVFDTLPLDRRISTALLFFPSLTAAAAAVPLFNDAGAIAVELMDGNTLRASVSVQGVPADWAGLPRQTAALLVEFRAPDEAGQETYERAAAEVVRQLELVRPVTSVTNEFTRDARTISGYWKARKAFVTAVGGSRPSGTTLITEDFAVPPSRLADACEALLELQAEHGFDAAVAGHAAHGNLHFLLAFDAALPADVDRYAAFMADFCRLTVERFDGSLKAEHATGRNIAPFLELEWGPRATELMWRTKQLIDPDGVLAPRIVLDRDPRAHLRGLKTIPRVEAVADPCIECGFCEPTCPSHDLTTSPRQRIVLRREMMRQPDGSPVETGLLDAYGYDAVDTCAGDSTCKLACPVGIDTGAMMKDFRHQRHSPREERIAALTAKRFRAVEAAARLAVAAAARIDDRLLQGVTGLARRAVRPDLVPEWLPEVPGAASRRAPRTSRAGASAVYYPACVNRIFGSPDGYRGPSLQQAVVAVSARAGKPVWIPDDVAGTCCATIWHSKGYAAGNAVMANRIVEAAWGWTAGGKLPLVVDASSCTLGIAHEVVPYLTEDNRELHRELTVVDSLVWAADELLPELTVLRRTGSAVLHPTCSMEHLDDVDRLRAVAEACADEVVLPDDAACCGFAGDRGLLHKELTASATAKEAAEVNAREYDAHLSANRMCEIGMDRATGRTYYSALMELERATRPGP, from the coding sequence ATGCCGCTGCTGGAACCGGACCCGGAAGCCCTGAGCCCCCGCACGCCGCGGGCGCCCTCCCACGACCGGGTCGCCGACGACCGGGGACCGGGCACCCCGGAGCCGCTGCGCGGCGAGCTGACGGCCCTGCTGGGCGAGCGGAAGGTGCTCTGGAAGATCTCCGACCTGGTGCGCTACGCCTCCGACGCCAGTCCGTACCGCTTCGTCCCCCAGGTGGTCGTCGTCCCCGAGGACATCGACGACGTCTCCGCGATCCTGTCCTACGCCCACGGCAAGGGCCGCCACGTCGTCTTCCGTGCGGCCGGCACCAGCCTGAACGGCCAGGCGCAGGGCGAGGACATCCTCGTCGACGTCCGGCACCACTGGGCGGGCATCGAAGTGCTCGACGAGGGGGCGCGGGCCCGGATCCGCCCGGGGACGACAGTCGTACGGGCCAACGCCGCCCTCGCCCGGTACGGCCGCCTGCTGGGCCCCGACCCGGCCAGTGCGATCGCCTGCACCATCGGCGGGGTCGTCGCGAACAACGCCTCCGGGATGACCGCAGGCACCCGGCGCAATTCGTACCGGACCGTCTCCTCGCTCACCTTCGTGCTGCCCAGCGGCACCGTGGTGGACACGGGCGACCCGGCGGCGGACGAGGATCTGGCGCACGCCGAGCCGGGGCTCTGCGCGGGGCTGCTGGCCCTCAAGGCGGAGATCGAGGCCGATGCCGCCCTCACCGCCCGGATCCGCGCCAAGTACGAGATCAAGAACACCAACGGCTACCGCCTCGACGCCTTCCTGGACGGCTCGACGCCCGTGGAGATCCTGCGCGGGCTGATGGTCGGGTCCGAGGGGACCTTCGGGTTCATCTCCGAGGTCGTCTTCGACACGCTCCCGCTGGACCGCCGGATCTCCACCGCCCTGCTCTTCTTCCCCTCGCTGACGGCGGCGGCCGCCGCCGTCCCGCTGTTCAACGACGCGGGCGCCATCGCCGTGGAGCTGATGGACGGCAACACCCTGCGCGCCTCCGTCAGCGTCCAGGGCGTGCCCGCCGACTGGGCCGGGCTGCCGAGGCAGACCGCGGCCCTGCTGGTGGAGTTCCGTGCCCCGGACGAGGCGGGCCAGGAGACGTACGAGCGGGCGGCGGCCGAGGTGGTGCGGCAGCTGGAGCTGGTACGGCCCGTGACCTCCGTGACCAATGAGTTCACCCGGGACGCCCGGACCATCTCGGGCTACTGGAAGGCCCGCAAGGCCTTCGTCACCGCGGTCGGCGGCTCCCGGCCCTCGGGGACGACGCTGATCACCGAGGACTTCGCGGTCCCGCCCTCCCGGCTGGCCGACGCCTGCGAGGCGCTGCTGGAGCTCCAGGCGGAGCACGGCTTCGACGCCGCCGTCGCGGGCCACGCCGCCCACGGCAACCTCCACTTCCTGCTGGCCTTCGACGCGGCGCTGCCGGCCGACGTCGACCGGTACGCCGCCTTCATGGCCGACTTCTGCCGGCTGACCGTGGAGCGGTTCGACGGATCGCTCAAGGCCGAGCACGCCACGGGGCGCAACATCGCCCCCTTCCTGGAGCTCGAATGGGGCCCGCGCGCCACGGAACTGATGTGGCGTACGAAGCAGCTCATCGACCCCGACGGGGTGCTGGCGCCGAGGATCGTCCTGGACCGCGACCCCAGGGCCCATCTGCGCGGGCTGAAGACCATCCCCCGCGTCGAGGCGGTCGCCGACCCCTGCATCGAGTGCGGTTTCTGCGAACCGACCTGCCCCAGCCACGACCTGACCACCTCCCCGCGCCAACGCATCGTGCTGCGACGGGAGATGATGCGGCAGCCCGACGGCTCGCCGGTGGAGACGGGGTTGCTGGACGCCTACGGCTACGACGCCGTGGACACCTGCGCCGGTGACTCCACCTGCAAGCTCGCCTGCCCCGTGGGGATCGACACGGGCGCGATGATGAAGGACTTCCGCCATCAGCGGCACTCCCCGCGCGAGGAGCGGATCGCGGCGCTCACCGCGAAGAGGTTCCGCGCCGTGGAGGCGGCGGCGCGGCTCGCGGTCGCCGCTGCGGCGAGGATCGACGACCGCCTGCTGCAAGGCGTCACCGGCCTCGCCCGCAGGGCCGTACGCCCCGATCTGGTGCCCGAGTGGCTGCCCGAGGTCCCCGGTGCGGCCTCCCGCAGGGCCCCGCGCACCTCCCGGGCGGGTGCGAGCGCGGTCTACTACCCGGCCTGTGTGAACCGCATCTTCGGCAGCCCGGACGGCTATCGGGGACCGTCGCTGCAACAGGCGGTGGTCGCCGTGTCCGCCCGGGCCGGAAAGCCCGTCTGGATCCCGGACGACGTCGCGGGGACCTGCTGCGCGACGATCTGGCACTCCAAGGGCTACGCCGCCGGGAACGCCGTGATGGCCAACCGCATCGTGGAGGCCGCCTGGGGCTGGACGGCCGGCGGAAAACTCCCGCTCGTGGTCGACGCCTCCTCGTGCACGCTGGGCATCGCCCATGAAGTGGTGCCGTATCTGACCGAGGACAACCGGGAGTTGCACCGCGAGCTGACCGTGGTCGACTCCCTGGTCTGGGCGGCGGACGAGCTCCTGCCGGAGCTGACGGTGCTGCGCCGGACCGGTTCGGCGGTGCTCCACCCGACCTGCTCCATGGAACATCTGGACGACGTGGATCGGCTGCGCGCCGTCGCGGAGGCCTGCGCGGACGAGGTCGTCCTGCCGGACGACGCGGCGTGCTGCGGCTTCGCGGGCGACCGGGGCCTGCTGCACAAGGAGCTGACGGCGTCGGCCACCGCGAAGGAGGCCGCCGAGGTCAACGCCCGGGAGTACGACGCCCATCTCTCGGCCAACCGGATGTGCGAGATCGGCATGGACCGCGCGACGGGCCGTACGTACTACTCCGCGTTGATGGAGCTGGAGCGGGCGACCCGCCCGGGGCCCTGA
- the mltG gene encoding endolytic transglycosylase MltG: MVNESPGTRSRRRLRPTRRGRLVLLVTAFLVLVAAAAVLVPLLTRESKTEQARTLVIPEGWRASQVYAAADKALGEPAGTTEKAVAAADLPLPSEAKGNPEGYLFPATYPVTSATTPKSLLRYMVDTAVKRFGADHITAGAQRNRVTVYQTVTVASIVQAEADTESDMGKVARVVHNRLERGMPLQMDSTLNYAMNRSTLDTTEGDTKIDSPYNSYERKGLPPTPIGNPGEQAMVAAISPTPGPWLYFVTVAPGDTRFTDDYAEQQRNVAEFNRNRREAGSG, from the coding sequence ATGGTGAACGAGTCCCCAGGAACCCGCTCCCGCCGCAGGCTCCGCCCGACCCGACGGGGCCGCCTGGTCCTGCTCGTCACGGCGTTCCTCGTGCTCGTGGCGGCCGCGGCCGTGCTCGTCCCCCTGCTGACGAGGGAGTCGAAGACCGAGCAGGCGCGCACCCTGGTGATCCCCGAGGGATGGCGCGCCTCCCAGGTGTACGCGGCCGCCGACAAGGCTCTCGGCGAGCCCGCCGGCACCACGGAGAAGGCCGTCGCCGCGGCGGACCTGCCGCTGCCGTCCGAGGCGAAGGGCAACCCCGAGGGCTACCTCTTCCCGGCGACGTACCCCGTCACCTCGGCCACGACCCCGAAGAGCCTGCTGCGCTACATGGTCGACACGGCGGTCAAACGCTTCGGAGCGGACCACATCACGGCCGGGGCGCAGCGCAACAGGGTCACCGTCTACCAGACCGTGACCGTCGCGAGCATCGTCCAGGCCGAGGCGGACACGGAGTCCGACATGGGCAAGGTGGCCCGGGTCGTCCACAACCGGCTGGAGCGCGGAATGCCGCTCCAGATGGACTCGACCCTCAACTACGCGATGAACCGCAGCACCCTGGACACCACCGAGGGCGACACGAAGATCGACAGCCCCTACAACAGCTATGAGCGCAAGGGCCTGCCGCCCACGCCCATCGGCAACCCGGGTGAGCAGGCGATGGTGGCGGCGATCAGTCCCACTCCCGGCCCCTGGCTGTACTTCGTGACGGTCGCGCCGGGGGACACCCGCTTCACCGACGACTACGCGGAGCAGCAGCGCAACGTGGCCGAATTCAACCGCAACCGCCGGGAAGCGGGCAGCGGCTGA
- a CDS encoding ABC transporter ATP-binding protein has translation MKPDEPTWTPPPKDAAQPPAELRRILRLFRPYRGRLAVVGLLVGASSLVSVASPFLLREILDTAIPQGRTGLLSLLALGMILTAVMNSVFGVLQTLISTTVGQRVMHDLRTAVYTQLQRMPLAFFTRTRTGEVQSRIANDIGGMQATVTSTATSLVSNLTAVIATVVAMLALDWRLTVVSLLLLPVFVWISRRVGRERKKITTQRQKQMAAMAATVTESLSVSGILLGRTMGRSDSLTKGFTEESERLVDLEVRSSMAGRWRMSTIGIVMAAMPAVIYWAAGIALQSGGPDVSIGTLVAFVSLQQGLFRPAVSLLSTGVQMQTSLALFQRIFEYLDLTVDITEPANPVRLDRIRGEVRFENVDFSYDEKSGPTLSGVDVTVPAGTSLAVVGPTGSGKSTLSYLVPRLYDVTGGRVTLDGVDVRELDFDTLARAVGVVSQETYLFHASVAENLRFAKPEATDEEIEAAARAAQIHDHISSLPDGYDTLVGERGYRFSGGEKQRLAIARTILRDPPVLILDEATSALDTRTEFAVQEAIDALSAGRTTITIAHRLSTVRDADQIVVLDGGRTAERGSHEELLQQDGRYAALVRRDTQLAPVAG, from the coding sequence ATGAAACCCGACGAACCCACGTGGACACCCCCGCCCAAGGACGCCGCCCAGCCGCCCGCCGAGCTGCGCCGCATCCTCCGCCTCTTCCGCCCGTACCGCGGCCGCCTCGCGGTGGTCGGACTGCTCGTCGGCGCCTCGTCGCTGGTGTCGGTCGCCTCCCCGTTCCTGCTGCGCGAGATCCTGGACACCGCCATCCCGCAGGGGCGGACCGGACTCCTCTCGCTGCTCGCCCTCGGCATGATCCTCACCGCGGTGATGAACAGCGTCTTCGGCGTGCTCCAGACCCTCATCTCCACCACCGTCGGCCAGCGGGTCATGCACGACCTGCGCACCGCCGTCTACACCCAGCTCCAGCGGATGCCGCTGGCCTTCTTCACCCGCACCCGCACGGGCGAGGTCCAGTCCCGGATCGCCAATGACATCGGGGGCATGCAGGCCACCGTCACCTCGACGGCGACCTCGCTGGTCTCCAACCTGACCGCGGTCATCGCCACCGTCGTCGCCATGCTGGCACTCGACTGGCGGCTCACCGTCGTCTCGCTGCTCCTGCTGCCGGTCTTCGTCTGGATCAGCCGCCGCGTCGGCCGCGAGCGCAAGAAGATCACCACCCAGCGCCAGAAGCAGATGGCCGCCATGGCCGCCACGGTCACCGAGTCGCTCTCCGTCAGCGGCATCCTGCTCGGCCGCACCATGGGCCGTTCGGACTCGCTCACCAAGGGCTTCACCGAGGAGTCCGAGCGACTGGTCGACCTGGAGGTGCGCTCCAGCATGGCCGGCCGCTGGCGGATGTCGACGATCGGCATCGTCATGGCCGCCATGCCCGCCGTCATCTACTGGGCCGCGGGCATCGCCCTGCAGTCCGGCGGCCCCGATGTCTCGATCGGTACGCTCGTCGCGTTCGTCTCGCTCCAGCAGGGCCTGTTCCGGCCCGCCGTGAGCCTGCTCTCCACCGGGGTGCAGATGCAGACGTCCCTCGCCCTCTTCCAGCGCATCTTCGAATACCTCGACCTCACGGTGGACATCACCGAGCCGGCGAACCCCGTCCGGCTGGACAGGATCCGCGGCGAGGTCCGCTTCGAGAACGTGGACTTCAGCTACGACGAGAAGAGCGGCCCGACCCTCAGCGGCGTCGATGTGACCGTGCCCGCCGGCACCAGCCTGGCCGTCGTCGGCCCCACGGGCTCCGGCAAGTCCACCCTCAGCTATCTGGTCCCCCGGCTGTACGACGTCACCGGCGGCCGGGTCACCCTCGACGGGGTCGATGTGCGCGAGCTGGACTTCGACACCCTGGCCCGTGCGGTCGGCGTGGTCTCCCAGGAGACCTATCTCTTCCATGCCTCGGTCGCGGAGAACCTCCGCTTCGCCAAGCCGGAGGCGACGGACGAGGAGATCGAGGCGGCGGCCCGCGCGGCCCAGATCCACGACCACATCTCCTCCCTGCCCGACGGCTACGACACCCTCGTCGGCGAGCGGGGCTACCGCTTCTCCGGAGGCGAGAAGCAGCGTCTGGCCATCGCCCGGACGATTCTGCGCGACCCGCCGGTGCTGATCCTCGACGAGGCGACGAGCGCCCTGGACACCCGTACCGAATTCGCCGTGCAGGAAGCGATCGACGCCCTGTCCGCCGGACGCACCACGATCACCATCGCCCACCGGCTCTCCACCGTGCGCGACGCCGACCAGATCGTCGTCCTCGACGGCGGACGAACCGCCGAGCGCGGCAGCCACGAGGAACTGCTCCAGCAGGACGGGCGCTACGCGGCCCTGGTCCGCCGGGACACCCAGCTCGCCCCTGTGGCGGGCTGA
- a CDS encoding ABC transporter ATP-binding protein produces MHIRDLPYSDPGDPDVRSGPRFLLWLGRNQIRGQLKSMSWGLLHQCAIAGLPLGVGFAVQAVVDRAGGRLLLAGGLIAALGTLIALGDTMLHRAAVTNWITAAARVQQLLARKTAELGSALTRRVAAGEVVAVSTGDVEKIGWFVEALSRFAAAAAALVLICVGLILYLPSLGILVALAMPVLALGVLPLLPAATRRADLQREKGGKATELASDTVAGLRVLRGIGGEELFLDRYRRASQEVRKAAVRSARMWSLISAIQVLLPGILLISLVVHGASLARDGKIEVGQLVTVYSAATLMLFPLRHFEEIAMAYSFSRPSAQRAVRVLSLSRVARPSTAEAPEGGDLYDPVTGLMAPEGLFTAVVCGDPDEAGRLADRLGGHAQPGAARNEEGGETPEEGGTPADLPSVLLGGVPLDELELDAARTSVLVQDKDPVLLSGTLRELLDVPSSGRVAAVDALAAAQCDDILAALAQASVHPDGDPMDTRITERGRSLSGGQRQRLALARSLVTDPEALVLDEPTSAVDSHTEARVAAGIKELRAGRTTVAFASSPLLLDLADRVALVHDGTVVAVGTHRELLRSEPRYRAVVTRETDDETAAAEAAGRDEDISTIEEIEERA; encoded by the coding sequence ATGCACATTCGCGATCTTCCGTACTCGGATCCCGGCGATCCCGACGTCCGGTCGGGCCCTCGCTTCCTGCTCTGGCTCGGCCGCAACCAGATCCGCGGACAGCTCAAGTCCATGTCCTGGGGTCTTCTGCACCAGTGCGCCATCGCGGGGCTGCCGCTCGGCGTCGGCTTCGCCGTCCAGGCGGTCGTCGACCGGGCCGGCGGCCGGCTCCTGCTGGCCGGCGGTCTGATCGCGGCGCTCGGCACCCTGATCGCGCTGGGCGACACCATGCTGCACCGGGCCGCCGTCACCAACTGGATCACCGCCGCCGCGCGGGTCCAGCAGCTGCTGGCCCGCAAGACCGCCGAACTCGGCTCGGCACTGACCCGCCGGGTCGCCGCGGGCGAGGTCGTCGCGGTCTCCACGGGCGACGTGGAGAAGATCGGCTGGTTCGTCGAGGCGCTCTCCCGTTTCGCCGCCGCCGCGGCCGCGCTGGTCCTCATCTGCGTCGGGCTGATCCTGTACCTGCCCTCCCTGGGCATCCTGGTGGCGCTCGCCATGCCGGTGCTCGCCCTGGGCGTCCTGCCGCTCCTGCCCGCCGCCACCCGCCGCGCCGACCTCCAGCGCGAGAAGGGCGGCAAGGCGACCGAGCTGGCCTCGGACACCGTGGCCGGGCTGCGCGTGCTGCGCGGCATCGGCGGCGAGGAACTGTTCCTGGACCGCTACCGCCGCGCCTCGCAGGAGGTCCGCAAGGCGGCGGTGCGCAGCGCCCGGATGTGGTCGCTGATCTCGGCGATCCAGGTGCTGCTGCCGGGCATCCTGCTGATCTCGCTCGTCGTGCACGGCGCCTCGCTGGCCCGGGACGGGAAGATCGAGGTCGGCCAGCTGGTGACGGTGTACAGCGCCGCGACCCTGATGCTGTTCCCCCTGCGCCACTTCGAGGAGATCGCGATGGCGTACTCCTTCTCCCGCCCCTCCGCCCAGCGCGCGGTCCGGGTGCTGTCGCTGAGCCGGGTCGCCCGTCCCTCGACGGCCGAGGCGCCCGAGGGCGGCGACCTGTACGACCCGGTCACCGGTCTGATGGCGCCCGAGGGGCTGTTCACCGCGGTGGTCTGCGGCGATCCCGACGAGGCCGGACGGCTCGCGGACCGGCTCGGCGGCCACGCCCAGCCCGGCGCGGCGCGGAACGAGGAGGGCGGCGAGACCCCGGAGGAGGGCGGGACCCCTGCGGATCTGCCGTCCGTCCTGCTGGGCGGCGTCCCCCTGGACGAGCTGGAACTGGACGCGGCGCGGACCTCGGTCCTGGTCCAGGACAAGGACCCGGTCCTGCTCTCGGGCACGCTGCGCGAACTGCTGGACGTGCCGTCGTCCGGCCGCGTGGCCGCCGTGGACGCGCTCGCGGCGGCCCAGTGCGACGACATCCTCGCCGCACTGGCCCAGGCGTCCGTCCACCCGGACGGCGACCCGATGGACACCCGGATCACCGAACGCGGCCGGTCGCTCTCCGGCGGCCAGCGCCAGCGGCTCGCCCTGGCCCGGTCGCTGGTGACCGACCCGGAGGCGCTGGTCCTGGACGAGCCGACGTCCGCCGTCGACTCGCACACCGAGGCGCGGGTGGCAGCGGGCATCAAGGAGCTGCGCGCGGGCCGTACGACTGTCGCGTTCGCCTCCTCGCCGCTGCTGCTCGACCTCGCCGACCGGGTGGCGCTGGTCCACGACGGCACGGTGGTGGCCGTCGGCACGCACCGCGAACTGCTGCGCAGCGAACCGCGCTACCGGGCGGTCGTCACCCGCGAGACCGACGACGAGACCGCGGCCGCCGAGGCGGCGGGCCGGGACGAAGACATCAGCACGATCGAGGAAATCGAGGAGAGGGCATGA
- a CDS encoding L,D-transpeptidase family protein codes for MHIAGAVRVVVSAAACGVLLTTLTSCGDGQDARKGDARSAGAHKDKAVEQTTGLKRIPDVGDRLQSRIPAGSRQVVAVYGDGKNSADSTVVLYTKSGSTWDKAAGWKAHNGKKGWAADHHEDDKRSPVGVFTLSDAGGVLPDPGAQLPYTQSASMQAPHYWAKSHWHDFDYVIAIDYNRVKGTPPNDPTRPQGQSKGGSIWLHMDHGSGTSACVSLPKAAMEKLLRTLDPEQHPVVVMGDRASLKA; via the coding sequence ATGCATATAGCCGGTGCGGTACGAGTGGTGGTCTCGGCGGCCGCCTGTGGTGTCCTGCTCACGACCCTGACGTCCTGCGGCGACGGACAGGACGCGCGGAAGGGCGACGCGCGGTCGGCCGGCGCCCACAAGGACAAGGCGGTGGAACAGACCACCGGCCTGAAGCGCATCCCGGACGTGGGCGACCGGCTCCAGTCGCGGATCCCCGCAGGATCCCGCCAGGTCGTGGCTGTCTACGGCGACGGCAAGAACTCCGCCGACTCCACCGTCGTGCTGTACACCAAGTCCGGCTCCACCTGGGACAAGGCCGCCGGCTGGAAGGCGCACAACGGCAAGAAGGGCTGGGCCGCCGACCACCACGAGGACGACAAGCGCAGCCCCGTCGGCGTCTTCACCCTCAGCGACGCGGGCGGCGTGCTGCCCGACCCCGGTGCGCAGCTCCCGTACACCCAGTCGGCGTCCATGCAGGCCCCGCACTACTGGGCCAAGTCCCACTGGCACGACTTCGACTACGTCATCGCCATCGACTACAACCGTGTCAAGGGCACCCCGCCCAATGACCCGACGCGCCCGCAGGGACAGTCCAAGGGCGGCAGCATCTGGCTGCACATGGACCACGGCAGCGGCACCTCGGCCTGTGTGAGCCTGCCGAAGGCGGCCATGGAGAAGCTGCTGCGCACCCTGGACCCCGAGCAGCACCCGGTCGTGGTGATGGGCGACCGCGCGAGCCTCAAGGCCTGA
- a CDS encoding ABC transporter ATP-binding protein, whose translation MIGVAPPAYDPAAPESATTLPVGTPTTVRAYTRELIRRHRVPFTVVTLLNTVAVISSIVGPYLLGGLVEDLSDGVRDLHLERTAGVFALALVLQTVTTRMMRLRSAMLGEEMLADLREDFLVRSVRLPPGVLERAGTGDLLSRITTDIDRLANAMREAVPQLAIGVVWAGLLVAALAVTAPPLALSVLVALPVLIIGCRWYFRRAPSAYRSEAAGYAAVAGMLAETVDAGRTIEAHRLGARRVALSDRRVKEWTAWERYTLFLRSVLFPVINATYVTILGAVLLLGGWFVIEGWLTVGQLTTGALLAQMMVDPIGLILRWYDELQVAQVSLARLVGVRDIEPDAGDASVSPDGRDVRADAVHFGYRAGVDVLHQVSLDVAPGTRLALVGPSGAGKSTLGRLLAGIYAPRAGEITLGGAELSRMTTERVRTHVALVNQEHHVFVGSLRDNLLLARTDAQDAELWASLAAVDAEVWARALEEGLDSEVGSGGLVITPAQAQQIALARLVLADPHTLVLDEATSLLDPRAARHLERSLARVLDGRTVVAIAHRLHTAHDADVIAVVEQGRISELGSHDELVAADGAYAALWRSWHG comes from the coding sequence ATGATCGGCGTCGCACCACCGGCCTACGACCCCGCCGCCCCGGAGTCGGCCACGACCCTGCCGGTCGGGACCCCCACGACCGTACGGGCCTACACGCGGGAGCTGATCCGGCGCCACCGGGTGCCCTTCACGGTGGTCACCCTGCTCAACACGGTCGCGGTGATCTCCTCCATCGTCGGCCCGTATCTGCTGGGCGGACTGGTCGAGGACCTGTCCGACGGCGTCAGGGACCTCCATCTGGAGCGCACCGCGGGGGTGTTCGCGCTCGCGCTGGTCCTGCAGACGGTCACCACCCGGATGATGCGGCTGCGCAGCGCGATGCTCGGTGAGGAGATGCTCGCCGATCTGCGCGAGGACTTCCTCGTGCGGTCGGTACGGCTGCCCCCGGGTGTGCTGGAGCGGGCCGGGACGGGCGATCTGCTGTCCCGGATCACCACGGACATCGACCGGCTGGCCAACGCGATGCGCGAGGCGGTGCCGCAGCTGGCCATCGGTGTGGTGTGGGCGGGGCTGCTGGTCGCCGCGCTGGCCGTCACCGCACCCCCGCTGGCACTCTCGGTGCTCGTCGCGCTGCCGGTGCTGATCATCGGCTGCCGCTGGTACTTCCGCCGGGCGCCGTCGGCGTACCGCTCGGAGGCCGCCGGTTACGCGGCGGTCGCGGGGATGCTCGCGGAGACGGTGGACGCCGGGCGGACCATAGAGGCGCACCGGCTGGGCGCGCGCCGGGTGGCGCTGTCGGACCGGCGGGTCAAGGAGTGGACGGCCTGGGAGCGGTACACGCTGTTCCTGCGGTCCGTGCTGTTCCCGGTCATCAATGCCACGTACGTGACGATCCTCGGCGCGGTCCTGCTGCTCGGCGGCTGGTTCGTCATCGAGGGCTGGCTCACCGTGGGCCAGCTGACGACCGGTGCGCTGCTGGCGCAGATGATGGTCGATCCGATCGGTCTGATCCTGCGGTGGTACGACGAGTTGCAGGTCGCCCAGGTGTCGCTGGCGCGGCTGGTGGGCGTCCGCGACATCGAGCCGGACGCGGGGGACGCCTCGGTGTCCCCGGACGGCCGGGACGTGCGCGCCGACGCGGTGCACTTCGGCTACCGGGCCGGTGTCGATGTCCTGCACCAGGTGTCGCTGGATGTCGCCCCGGGTACGCGGCTGGCGCTCGTCGGCCCGTCCGGTGCGGGCAAGTCGACGCTGGGCCGGCTGCTGGCGGGGATCTACGCCCCGCGCGCAGGCGAGATCACGCTCGGGGGCGCGGAGCTGTCGCGGATGACGACGGAGCGGGTGCGTACGCATGTGGCGCTGGTGAACCAGGAGCACCATGTGTTCGTCGGCTCGCTGCGGGACAACCTGCTGCTGGCCCGTACCGACGCACAGGACGCGGAGCTGTGGGCATCGCTCGCCGCGGTCGACGCGGAGGTCTGGGCGCGGGCGCTGGAGGAGGGGCTGGACTCCGAGGTGGGCTCGGGCGGTCTGGTCATCACCCCGGCGCAGGCCCAGCAGATCGCGCTGGCCCGGCTGGTCCTGGCCGATCCGCACACGCTGGTGCTGGACGAGGCGACGTCGCTGCTCGACCCGCGCGCGGCCCGTCATCTGGAGCGTTCGCTGGCCCGGGTGCTGGACGGCCGTACGGTCGTGGCGATCGCCCACCGGCTGCACACGGCGCACGACGCGGATGTGATCGCCGTCGTGGAGCAGGGCCGGATCAGTGAGCTGGGCAGCCATGACGAGCTGGTGGCGGCGGACGGCGCCTACGCGGCGCTGTGGCGCTCCTGGCACGGCTGA
- a CDS encoding MarR family transcriptional regulator, whose protein sequence is MDSPDPDGVLAEQLLRLTRRLQRIQSRQLEPIGITPAQFRLLRTVAHYEGPPRMADLAQRLDVVPRAVTTLVDGLEAGGRVRRVPDPDSRRVVRIEITDEGIATLRSLRDARRAAAEEILAPLTADQREVLGGLLTALVDGMPERRRC, encoded by the coding sequence ATGGATTCCCCCGACCCCGACGGCGTGCTCGCCGAACAGCTGCTGCGGCTGACACGCAGGCTTCAGCGCATTCAGAGCCGTCAGCTGGAGCCGATCGGTATCACCCCCGCCCAGTTCCGCCTGCTGCGCACCGTCGCGCACTACGAGGGACCGCCCCGGATGGCGGATCTCGCCCAGCGCCTCGACGTCGTCCCCCGGGCCGTGACCACGCTGGTGGACGGCCTGGAGGCCGGCGGCCGGGTCCGCCGCGTCCCCGATCCGGACAGCCGCCGGGTGGTCCGGATCGAGATCACGGACGAGGGCATCGCCACACTGCGGTCACTGCGCGACGCGCGCCGGGCGGCGGCAGAGGAGATCCTGGCTCCATTGACCGCCGACCAGCGCGAGGTGCTCGGCGGGCTGCTGACCGCTCTGGTGGACGGGATGCCGGAGCGCCGCCGCTGCTGA